A single region of the Variovorax paradoxus genome encodes:
- a CDS encoding glycerol-3-phosphate dehydrogenase/oxidase: MSAWQLPFVRPASLAGRHFSTVIVGAGINGVGVFRDLSLQRVDCLIVDKGDFGAGASSAPSRMIHGGLRYLESGSFSLVAEATRERNLLLRNAPHLVRPLKTVVPLANFFGGLMSSALKFFGRTPPQRTRGLLAVALGLRLYDLLGRRQRVMPGHRISRVPSADRGLFRAAIRWTATFFDAWISHPEWLILELIGDACRDQPRSAAANYCRVMGCAGNILTLRDEITGALVRVTADTVVNATGAWLDRSAAVLGGAGPRVMGTKGSHLVLDHPALRDALDGRMAYFEAVDGRVCIVYPFLDRVLVGSTDIPVEDPDQIVTEPAEVDYLIDVLREVFPNMAFGRGDVVYTYVGVRPLARSDADKPGQISRDHSVVVDPPNATRDIAIVGLVGGKWTTFRSLAEEATSEVLQLLGRSRTASTELLPIGGGAELPADASATDRFIEKMMIASGMDRTRALNLLARYGSKALPLAQRLAASGDVPLEHAPDYSAAELSYLCLETGVVHLDDLVIRRTLLAIRGLVTDAALAEIAAVAAEALGWDAVHAHNELCACATALRERHNVRLHAVPAGEKPSFDASLMANPVLGQA, from the coding sequence ATGAGCGCTTGGCAATTGCCCTTCGTGCGTCCCGCCTCGCTGGCGGGGCGGCATTTCTCCACTGTGATCGTGGGCGCCGGCATCAACGGCGTCGGCGTGTTCCGCGACCTGTCGCTGCAGCGCGTCGACTGCCTGATCGTCGACAAGGGCGACTTTGGCGCCGGCGCCAGCAGCGCGCCCTCGCGGATGATCCACGGCGGCCTGCGCTACCTGGAGAGCGGCAGCTTTTCATTGGTGGCCGAAGCCACGCGCGAGCGCAACCTGCTGCTGCGCAATGCGCCGCATCTGGTGCGGCCGCTCAAGACGGTGGTGCCGCTTGCCAACTTCTTCGGCGGGCTGATGAGCAGTGCGCTCAAGTTCTTCGGGCGCACGCCGCCGCAGCGCACGCGCGGCCTGCTGGCCGTGGCGCTGGGCCTGCGGCTGTATGACCTGCTGGGGCGCCGCCAGCGCGTGATGCCCGGCCACCGCATCAGCCGCGTGCCCTCGGCTGACCGCGGTTTGTTCCGCGCGGCCATCCGCTGGACCGCCACCTTTTTCGACGCGTGGATCAGCCATCCCGAATGGCTCATTCTCGAACTCATCGGCGATGCCTGCCGCGACCAGCCGCGCTCCGCGGCCGCGAACTACTGCCGCGTGATGGGCTGCGCGGGCAACATCCTTACGCTGCGCGACGAGATCACCGGCGCGCTCGTACGCGTAACCGCCGACACCGTGGTGAACGCCACCGGCGCGTGGCTGGACCGCAGCGCGGCGGTGCTCGGTGGTGCCGGCCCGCGCGTGATGGGCACCAAGGGCTCGCACCTGGTGCTCGACCATCCGGCGCTGCGCGACGCGCTCGACGGCCGCATGGCCTACTTCGAGGCGGTGGATGGGCGCGTGTGCATCGTCTACCCGTTTCTGGACCGCGTGCTGGTGGGTTCCACCGACATTCCGGTGGAAGACCCGGACCAGATCGTCACCGAGCCGGCGGAGGTCGACTACCTGATCGACGTGCTTCGCGAGGTCTTTCCGAACATGGCTTTCGGCCGCGGCGACGTGGTCTACACCTACGTTGGCGTGCGGCCGCTCGCGCGTTCGGATGCCGACAAGCCGGGCCAGATTTCGCGCGACCACTCGGTGGTGGTCGATCCGCCGAATGCCACGCGCGACATTGCCATCGTCGGCCTCGTCGGCGGCAAGTGGACCACCTTTCGCTCGCTGGCCGAAGAAGCCACCAGCGAAGTGCTGCAGCTGCTGGGCCGCTCGCGCACCGCATCGACCGAGCTGCTGCCCATCGGCGGCGGTGCGGAGCTGCCGGCCGATGCATCGGCGACCGACCGCTTCATCGAGAAGATGATGATCGCGTCGGGCATGGACCGCACGCGTGCGCTGAACCTGCTGGCGCGCTACGGCTCCAAGGCGCTGCCGCTGGCGCAGCGCCTTGCGGCGTCGGGCGACGTGCCGCTCGAGCATGCGCCGGATTATTCGGCCGCCGAACTGTCGTACCTGTGCCTTGAAACCGGCGTGGTGCACCTGGACGACCTCGTGATTCGCCGCACGCTGCTGGCCATTCGCGGCCTGGTCACCGACGCGGCCCTGGCCGAGATTGCGGCTGTTGCGGCCGAGGCTCTGGGCTGGGACGCCGTGCATGCC